A region from the Vulpes lagopus strain Blue_001 chromosome 5, ASM1834538v1, whole genome shotgun sequence genome encodes:
- the PTRHD1 gene encoding putative peptidyl-tRNA hydrolase PTRHD1 produces the protein MHRGVGPAFLWARKMAASGAEPQILVQYLVLRKDLSQAPFSWPAGALVAQACHAATAALHLHRDHPHTAAYLQDLGRMRKVVLEAADESTLKELAETLQQKNIDHMLWLEQPENIATCIALRPYPKEEVNQYLKKYRLFK, from the exons ATGCACCGGGGAGTAGGTCCGGCCTTTCTGTGGGCCCGGAAGATGGCGGCCTCCGGCGCAGAGCCGCAGATCCTAGTCCAATACTTGGTGTTACGAAAGGATCTATCGCAAGCTCCATTCTCCTGGCCAGCGGGCGCACTAGTAGCGCAGGCCTGTCACGCAGCCACTGCGGCCTTGCATCTTCATCGCGACCACCCCCACACGGCCGCTTACCTCCAGGACTTGGGGCGCATGCGCAAGGTGGTCCTCGAG GCTGCAGATGAGAGCACCCTGAAGGAGCTGGCTGAGACCCTGCAACAGAAGAACATTGACCACATGCTGTGGCTGGAGCAGCCTGAGAACATCGCCACTTGCATTGCACTCCGTCCCTACCCCAAGGAAGAAGTGAACCAGTATTTGAAGAAGTACCGATTGTTCAAATGA